A genomic segment from Rhodohalobacter sp. SW132 encodes:
- a CDS encoding RNA polymerase sigma factor, with product MYDLSDTILLQKIRIGCEKAFREVYDRYHVQMFYIAKKYIKDTTLAEDVVQDVFVKLWEKKHKLDHVQSLKGYLFTMVRNHVLNMIRDRKSDLISISGVSEKKLPAHNLTEENLQYSEYETILKRGISELSDRKREVFELRTKRGLTNAEVAELLQIHVRTVKTHYYNSSKFIRTYLKNHAGILTFLIVCLQAIFLKS from the coding sequence ATGTATGATCTGAGCGATACAATTTTACTTCAAAAAATTCGAATTGGGTGTGAAAAAGCGTTCAGAGAAGTGTACGATCGCTATCACGTGCAAATGTTCTATATTGCCAAAAAGTATATTAAGGATACAACTTTGGCCGAGGATGTAGTGCAGGATGTTTTTGTTAAACTTTGGGAAAAAAAGCACAAACTGGATCATGTTCAATCCCTTAAAGGATATCTTTTTACCATGGTCAGGAACCATGTTCTGAATATGATACGGGACAGGAAAAGTGACCTCATATCCATATCCGGTGTATCAGAAAAAAAGCTTCCAGCACACAACCTCACTGAAGAAAATCTACAGTATAGTGAATATGAAACTATCCTTAAGAGAGGTATAAGCGAACTATCCGACCGAAAAAGAGAAGTATTCGAACTGCGGACAAAAAGAGGGCTTACCAATGCGGAGGTAGCAGAATTATTACAAATTCACGTCCGAACTGTAAAAACACATTACTATAACAGTTCAAAATTTATTCGTACTTATCTTAAAAATCATGCGGGTATTCTGACTTTTCTGATAGTGTGTCTTCAGGCAATTTTCTTGAAAAGTTAG
- a CDS encoding AI-2E family transporter, with amino-acid sequence MSKRKFNNLEGMRFLNKANRLLIFLAAVLLFMYYLASFLIPLAFGIFLAMLIVPFSNFLEKHKFNRVLSSLVSTFTLFIISGIFFFLFFLQINEFAEELPSIEEEIRSGIEYLQKEVADATGESQHNVAGIDTLWEVIETRIAGFIGNILEVTFQFLLVFVYTFLFLLYRGKLMTFIISMYSPGSEEENAKDALSKISKVVFHYLWGRLQVMLSLAIMYYITFLIFGLPYALLLTLFAALVTIIPYIGPLISGILPITFALIFFNDFYQILFFTICVIIIQLIESYVLEPYLIGKEVELNALSVIVAVLLGGIIWGVAGMILFVPIFATIKIISNHSGKIQPLGTVLGN; translated from the coding sequence TTGAGCAAGAGAAAGTTCAATAATTTAGAGGGCATGAGATTTTTAAACAAAGCCAATCGCTTACTTATTTTTTTAGCAGCCGTTTTGCTGTTTATGTATTATTTAGCCTCATTTTTAATCCCTCTCGCTTTTGGGATATTTTTGGCCATGCTCATCGTCCCCTTCTCAAATTTTCTGGAGAAGCATAAGTTCAACAGAGTGCTGTCATCATTGGTCAGCACGTTTACCCTTTTCATCATTTCAGGCATCTTTTTTTTCCTGTTTTTCCTTCAGATAAATGAATTTGCAGAGGAGCTTCCTTCTATTGAAGAAGAGATACGATCGGGTATAGAATATCTTCAAAAGGAAGTTGCCGATGCAACTGGTGAGTCTCAACATAATGTTGCAGGAATAGATACTTTATGGGAGGTCATAGAAACAAGAATTGCAGGATTTATTGGCAATATTCTTGAAGTTACATTTCAATTTCTATTGGTCTTTGTGTACACATTCTTGTTTCTGTTATATCGCGGCAAGTTAATGACCTTCATAATTAGCATGTATTCCCCGGGGAGTGAAGAAGAAAATGCCAAAGATGCATTAAGTAAAATCAGTAAGGTCGTTTTTCATTATTTGTGGGGCAGATTACAGGTTATGCTTTCACTTGCCATTATGTACTACATTACCTTTTTAATCTTTGGGCTCCCATATGCCCTGCTTCTTACTCTTTTTGCAGCTTTAGTCACCATCATTCCATATATAGGCCCGTTAATAAGTGGAATTTTACCGATAACGTTTGCACTTATTTTCTTTAATGACTTTTATCAAATACTATTCTTTACAATTTGTGTAATTATCATTCAGCTGATAGAAAGCTACGTTTTGGAACCATACCTTATCGGCAAGGAAGTAGAATTGAATGCACTATCGGTAATCGTTGCGGTATTATTGGGAGGAATTATTTGGGGTGTAGCAGGGATGATCTTGTTTGTTCCTATCTTTGCCACTATCAAAATTATCTCTAACCACTCCGGTAAAATCCAACCGCTGGGTACGGTGTTAGGTAATTAA